The following proteins are encoded in a genomic region of Oncorhynchus kisutch isolate 150728-3 linkage group LG4, Okis_V2, whole genome shotgun sequence:
- the LOC109889911 gene encoding F-box only protein 28-like produces the protein MAAVVEGVERGFEALDCDSVLPRLSTPPPDQPHQNNPLLGLPIVAIEMVFNFLSYDEISLIRLVCKRMDMICQRMLNQGFLKVERYHSLCQRQVKAQLPRRESERRNHSLARHADILAAVETRLSLLNMTFMKYVDSNLCCFIPGKVIDEIYRVLRYVNSTRAPQRAHEVLQELRDISSMAMEYFDEKIVPILKKRLPGADLSGRLIGSAPVAGPSTSLTTMSLLAKNTPSRSEMTKVQQQVKVNGVSMTALRREMQEVRVKQLEQQKQLQDQEQKLLEQTQVIGEQNARLAELEHKLRELMDSTVGGGGRPAVASTSSASSSTGSAAVATSSAAVTTAASAMAAAVETEGSPSLKRTRKSSDLLRQSKRLRSKK, from the exons ATGGCTGCCGTTGTAGAAGGAGTAGAGCGAGGTTTTGAAGCCCTGGATTGCGACTCGGTGTTGCCGAGATTGTCTACACCACCTCCGGATCAACCACACCAGAACAACCCGCTATTAGGACTTCCCATTGTGGCGATTGAGATGGTTTTCAATTTCCTGTCTTACGACGAAATCAGCCTCATACGCTTG GTATGCAAGCGCATGGACATGATCTGTCAGCGCATGCTGAACCAAGGCTTCCTCAAGGTGGAGCGCTACCACAGCCTGTGCCAGAGGCAGGTCAAAGCCCAGCTGCCAAG GCGGGAGTCAGAGCGGAGGAACCACTCACTGGCCCGTCATGCTGACATCCTGGCTGCTGTAGAAACGCGCCTCTCCCTACTCAACATGACCTTCATGAAATATGTGGACTCAAATCTCTGCTGCTTCATCCCTGGCAAG GTGATTGATGAGATCTACCGTGTGCTGCGCTATGTGAACTCTACACGCGCTCCCCAGCGAGCTCACGAGGTGCTGCAGGAGCTGCGGGACATCTCTTCCATGGCCATGGAGTACTTTGATGAAAAGATTGTCCCCATCCTGAAGAAGAGGCTTCCTGGGGCCGACCTGTCAGGGCGCCTCATCGGATCTGCCCCAG TGGCCGGCCCCTCTACCTCCCTGACCACCATGTCCCTGCTGGCCAAGAACACGCCGTCACGCTCTGAGATGACCAAGGTGCAACAGCAGGTGAAGGTGAATGGGGTGTCCATGACTGCGCTGCGGCGGGAGATGCAAGAGGTGCGTGTCAAGCAGCTGGAGCAGCAGAAGCAGCTGCAGGACCAGGAGCAGAAGCTGCTGGAGCAGACTCAGGTTATCGGTGAGCAGAATGCCCGGCTGGCTGAGCTGGAGCACAAGCTCAGGGAACTGATGGACAGTACGGTGGGGGGAGGGGGCAGGCCAGCCGTAGCCTCCACCTCCTCGGCTTCTTCCTCAACAGGCTCAGCTGCCGTCGCCACGTCTTCTGCTGCTGTCACCACGGCAGCCAGTGCCATGGCCGCAGCGGTGGAGACGGAGGGCAGCCCATCCCTGAAACGCACCAGGAAGAGCTCAGACCTCCTGCGTCAGTCCAAACGTCTGCGTAGCAAGAAATAG